Proteins found in one Magnolia sinica isolate HGM2019 chromosome 5, MsV1, whole genome shotgun sequence genomic segment:
- the LOC131246413 gene encoding F-box/LRR-repeat protein 12, translating into MVPCEDYLVSMIDLPDDSLHIIFHKLESCTDRNAFGLTCWRWLQIQNLARGSLQFKCSHRSSISDNVRYLSRLLGRFQQLNSISLAGCTELPDSALTQLRSSGSNLRTLFLDCCFGITDNGLSLVFAGCPALVSVSLYRCNVTDVGLEILAKSCPTLERVNLSYCTLLSDHGIGALSRECLKLRAMTISYCRGITGTGFRGCSPTLAYLEADSCLLTPDGLLGAVSGGGLQYLNVSSLRCWAGGDGLASIGAGFAKNLCFLNLRLCRFVGNESVGTIAKGCPVLEEWNLALCHEVRVSGWEAIGSNCHNLKVLHVNRCRNLCDHGLRALQDGCHQLAVLYMHGCRRVTWVGLESFRMRRWGVKVRGEENVSVGPSLDQFFL; encoded by the coding sequence atggTTCCTTGTGAGGACTATTTGGTCTCTATGATTGACCTCCCAGATGACTCTCTTCACATAATTTTTCATAAGCTGGAGAGCTGCACTGACCGCAATGCCTTCGGTTTGACCTGCTGGCGCTGGCTTCAGATTCAGAATTTGGCTCGTGGTTCGTTACAATTTAAATGCTCTCATCGCTCTTCCATCTCCGACAATGTCAGGTACCTTTCCAGGCTGCTGGGGCGCTTCCAGCAGCTCAACTCAATCTCTTTGGCTGGGTGCACAGAGCTGCCTGACTCAGCGCTGACCCAGTTGCGATCTTCTGGATCAAATCTGCGAACTCTCTTTCTGGATTGCTGTTTTGGCATCACAGACAACGGTCTCTCTCTGGTATTTGCTGGATGCCCAGCTTTGGTATCTGTTAGTCTCTATCGGTGTAATGTAACAGATGTTGGGTTAGAAATTCTAGCAAAATCCTGCCCAACCTTGGAGAGAGTGAATCTCTCATATTGCACTCTTCTTTCTGACCATGGAATCGGAGCTCTCTCACGGGAATGCCTCAAGCTCCGGGCTATGACAATCTCATATTGCAGGGGAATAACAGGTACTGGATTCAGAGGTTGCTCACCAACTCTAGCTTATTTGGAAGCTGATTCGTGCTTGCTTACTCCCGACGGTCTGCTTGGAGCTGTCAGTGGAGGCGGTCTTCAATATCTGAACGTATCGAGCCTGAGGTGCTGGGCTGGTGGAGATGGACTGGCCAGCATTGGTGCTGGGTTTGCCAAGAACCTCTGTTTTCTTAACCTTCGTCTCTGTCGATTTGTTGGTAATGAGTCTGTGGGGACCATAGCCAAGGGTTGTCCAGTGCTTGAGGAGTGGAATCTGGCATTGTGCCACGAGGTCAGGGTCTCTGGCTGGGAGGCAATTGGGTCGAATTGCCATAACTTGAAGGTTCTGCATGTGAACCGGTGTCGGAACCTGTGTGACCATGGGTTGCGGGCATTGCAGGATGGGTGTCATCAGCTTGCAGTTCTGTACATGCACGGGTGCCGACGGGTCACTTGGGTGGGTTTGGAGTCATTTAGGATGAGGAGATGGGGTGTGAAGGTAAGGGGAGAGGAGAACGTCTCTGTTGGGCCCTCCTTGGACCAGTTTTTCCTATGA
- the LOC131246414 gene encoding uncharacterized protein At4g08330, chloroplastic-like: MSQTDVSYSCGSCGYPLNLNSSNRITSGIGSDYHKSIKKGVISFLSVDISRFTQVDEVNCFPVSWGIYRPKTKLLCRRCGVLIGYGYGESTALCGFDTPDSSGSTHKKYTVKIRALQPSEE; the protein is encoded by the exons ATGTCCCAAACAGATGTCAGTTACAG CTGTGGTTCTTGTGGTTACCCTCTGAACTTGAACTCTTCCAACCGTATCACCTCTGGCATAGGCTCTGACTACCACAAATCCATCAAGAAGGGTGTCATCTCCTTTCTTTCAGTGGACATCAGCCGGTTCACTCAGGTTGACGAGGTAAATTGCTTCCCCGTCTCTTGGGGCATTTACCGTCCAAAAACCAAGCTTCTTTGTCGTAGATGCGGAGTCCTTATTGGCTATGGATATGGTGAATCGACTGCGCTATGTGGCTTTGACACCCCAGATTCATCTGGCTCAACTCACAAAAAATACACTGTAAAGATCCGAGCTCTGCAGCCATCAGAAGAGTGA